The genome window AATTTCCTTGTAGACGGGATCAAAGCCCAGTTGCGCAGTTCATCGCGATACGACTGGCTTAGCAATGCTTCGTCTGACATGATTTTGAAATCGGCCAACGTAACTTCTTCGAGCTCTTTGCGTTGCGCATCGTCCAACTTCATGACCCGGTTGCCGCGCATGATCTTTTCCTGGATCAAGCGTCTCATTAAAGATGGCTCTGTAGCCGTGGTAGCCAACACATAAGCCTCAAAACCAGGCACAACAGGATTTGCCGCTTTAAATTTCGCAAAACCATCCAGGCGTGCTTTTTCCAGGCTGTCGCTTTGTTGTACTACACTTTTATTCTCAATCTGCGACGGTTTGTAGCCAAATACCGGCAAATACTGGAATTGGTTTTCAAGGAAATAATTTTTCAGAAAAGTCTGATAATTAGCGTTCTTTCCGGAGAAAGTCACATCTCCGTTATCGGCGAATGCAATGGTAAGGTCATCGCCTGGCTGGATGAATAGCATCCAGGTTTTGTTAATGCTTCCACCGCCATATTGCAGGCGCATCATACGTGGCTCCGGCAATTGAATGACGGCTTTTTCGGTTGTTTTGTCTTTAAAATCAGTGGAGGCGACGGGTTCCAGTTTTACATCGGCAAGGCCTATGCCCAGATTGGGGTGGAAGTGAACATCTTCCTGAACCAAAGTTACGGTTACAGGAGCTTGTTTTGGGTTAGTGAGCGTTATAGTTGCAGTATTTTGGGCTTTTACCAATACGCTGGTAAATAATAGTATCAGTAGCGTTACTTTTTTCATTTTGTGTATAATAAGATTTTGAGGTCACTTTTCAAGTGTAAAAAGTGTGCCAATATACGTAAGATCGTGCGGCATTTGCCCCGTACTTCTTTTAACTTAGCCTCTTAATTCCTGATTCTCCGAATGAGCCGCGTTTCAATCCTACAATTCAATGACCTCCGTTCCCGCTTTGAAGGGGAGCTTTATTTTGATAACTCAACATTGCATGCGGCTCAAAAGTCCATCTATGCAACGGACGCTTCCGTTTATCAGGAAATGCCTCTCGCAGTGTCGCTCCCGCGAACGGTGGAAGATATTCGCAGACTAATTGAATTCGCTGCCAAAAATAAAGTGACACTCATTCCGCGTGCTGCCGGCACATCGCTGGCGGGGCAGGTAGTGGGAAGCGGGATTGTGGTTGACATTTCAAAGCATTTTGGAAAAATCATCGAGGTTAATGTGGCCGAAAAGTGGGTTCGCGTGCAGCCAGGCGTGATCCGGGATGATCTGAACAAGCATTTAGCCCAATACGGCCTGCTTTTCGGGCCGGAAACTTCTACGGCGAGCCGCGCTATGATCGGGGGAATGATCGGGAATAATTCCTGCGGCTTGCATTCGATCACCTGGGGCGCTACGCGGGATCATTTGCTGGAAGTAAAAGTATTGCTGTCGGATGGTTCGGAAACGACATTTAATAACCAGTCTGTTTCGGAATTTACAAACACGGTTATAGGTAAAAAGGCCAATAGCAAAAGAGAGCAGTCCATTCTGGCTGGCATGATGGGATTGGTTTCGAATCCGGTGGATCAGGAGTTGATCAAAAAACAATTTGCCAAACCAACCGTAACACGCAGAAATTCAGGCTATGCGCTGGATGCATTGGTAAGGGGTTTTGAAAAAAATGAAATAAATCTCTGCAATCTGATTGCAGGCTCGGAAGGGACATTGTGCTTTGTTACCGAGGCGAAACTAGCTTTGGTAGATGCGCCGCCCGCGTCTGTCGGTGTGGTTTGCGTGCATGCCAACTCGCTGGCTGAATCACTGCATGCAAACCGCGTTGCTATGCAATTTGATCCAAAAGCTTCCGAGCTTGTGGACCGCTACATCATGGACTTTACCAAAGATCACACGGTTTATTCCCAAAACAGGTTCTTCATGCAGGGTGATCCGGCGGCATTGTTGCTGGTTGAATTCTGGGGAAATAATATTCAGGAGGTTGAGCTGCAAGCGGCAAATCTGATTACTGCCTTGAAGGCAGAAAACCTGGGTTATGCCTATCCGCTTTTGTTTGGAGAAGAGGCAAACAAGGCCTGGGACATCAGAAAGGCAGGTTTGGGGTTAATCCGGAATTTGCCGGGTGATACACAGCCCGTTAACCTCATCGAAGATTGTGCCGTGGCGGTGGAGGATTTGCCTGAATACATTGCCGAGTTGGAAATCCTTTTACAAAATCACGGTCTGCACGCTTCATATTATGCGCATGCCGGTGCTGGCGAATTGCACGTGGAGCCGATGATCAACCTCAAAACCGAAGCGGGTAAGCAGCTTTTCAGGCAAGTGCTGGCGGATACGGCTGCATTGGTCAAAAAATACAATGGTTCGCTGTCGGGCGAGCATGGCGATGGCCGGTTAAGGGGTGAATTTATTCCTTATATGATGGGCAGTGAAGTTTATGAAATGTTCCGGCAGGTAAAACGCATCTGGGATCCTGATGGGATTTTTAATGCAAATAAAATCGTCGATACGCCGCCTATGAATGAATTCCTGCGCTATGAGCAGGACAAACCGCAGCCCGAAATCAAAACAATTTTTGATTTTTCCAAACAGGAAGGAATGCTCCGTCTGGCTGAAAAGTGCAGTGGATCAGGGGATTGCAGAAAAACAGAGCTTACGGGCGGAACCATGTGCCCGAGTTACATGGCCACGCGCCGGGAGCGGGACACCACACGGGCACGCGCGAACATTCTCAGACAATATTTAACGCCGGTTAGCCAAAAGCAAACAGGCAGCGCACCAATCGCCGCTACCCAGGAAATGGTGAAAGAAGTGCTGGATCTTTGTCTTTCGTGCAAAGGCTGTAAGTCGGAATGTCCTTCCAGTGTGGATGTGGGCAAGATGAAGGCGGAATTTACGCAGCAATATTATGAAACGCATGGGGTTCCTATGCGGAGCAAGCTGATCGCAAATTTCTCTAAACAGATGAAGCTGGCTTCTATCGCTCCCTGGGCTTTTAATGGTGTTTTTGGCACAACTTCACTTCGGAAAATAGCTAATAAAATGGTCGGTTTTCACCCGGATCGTTCCATGCCGCATCTGCATTCGGAGACATTGGAAAAGTGGTGGAAAAAAAGACAAAAACCAGAACATTCAAATGCCCGGAAGGTCTATTTGTTTTGTGATGAGTTTACGAATTATAATGATGTTGAGGTTGGCAAGAAAGCCGTTAAGTTGCTGGAAAGAATTGGTTATGAAGTCTTTATTCCAAAGCATGAGGAATCCGGCCGTTCCTATTTGTCAAAAGGATTTGTAAAAGAAGCCCAACAACTGGCCATTAAAAATGTGGCTTACCTTAAAGATCTCATCACTTACGATACACCGCTGATCGGCATCGAACCGTCCGCAATTCTCTCATTTCGTGATGAATATATCGATCTTGTTCCTGCAGAACAGCGAGTGGATGCTGTCAGAATTTCCGAGCATGCATTGCTTTTTGAAGAATTCATTGCCCGCGAAATAGACGCGAAAAGAATTAATAAAAGTGTATTTACACAAAAAAAGCAACTGATTAAGTTGCACGGGCATTGTCATCAAAAAGCTTTATCCACATTATCTGCGTCTAAAAAAGCGCTATCACTTCCCGAAAATTATCATGTTCAGCTCATTCCCTCGGGGTGTTGCGGCATGGCCGGGTCTTTCGGTTATGAAGAGGAACATTATGCCGTTTCCATGCAGATAGGAGAGCTGGTGTTGTTTCCGACAGTACGCCAGCAGCCCGAAGATGTGTTGGTGGCCGCTGCCGGAACCAGCTGCAGGCATCAGATAAAAGACGGAACAGGACGTCGTTCACAACATCCTGCCGAAATTTTATGGGATGCACTTATCGATAAGTGACTTACTCCGTCTTACGAACATTTTCCATGATTGTATCCGATGCTACGCTATCAGCCGCAGCTGCTCCCGCTGCTCCTGTGGCGCCAGAGCCTTGCTCCGATGGTGTTTCAGCTTCGGTAAAATTTTCGTTGTGGTTGAAAAATCCACCCCAAAATGCAATTGCCATTAATACAATACCCACACCTAATATCCACTTCCAAACATTCTTGGTATTCTTCGTAGCTCTGGCTTGGTCATCAGTTTCTCGCCTGTCCATGGTTCAATGATTTAGTTTGAAAATGTTAGTACCAAAGTTGTACCAACCCGCGTAAAATGGATTTTACAGCCATTTATATAACATTGTGTTGATAAAATTTCCCCAAACAAAGTCATTCGTTAAAAATGTAATAAAACTGGTATGTTTGATGTTAGTTTAGATGAAAAATAGAAACTTCGACAAAGAACTTATTACAATACTCAGCCTGATTTATGAAAATTTCCCTCAGTTACCTTCCTGCCCTGATTGTACTTTTCCTATTATGTAACATCGAAAGCCGGGCGCAGGACACCCGCAGTTTTTTCTCAGTTTCGGGGGGATATAGCTTACCGGTTGGGGAATTGGCCCGCGAAAAACTGGACGATCCATTTGCAGGATTGACAGGTTCCGGCATTTTTGGACAGGCTAATTATGATTTCCGGGTCGCACGATGGATCGGGTTGCGAGCTTCGGGAAGCATGAACATTAATAAGACAAATTCTCAGCCGATTTTGGACAAAGCCAATAGCTATGCACAATTCCTGAATGAGCGATATACCTGGCAAAGTAATGTGTCAAACTGGAAGCTGAATGCATTAATGATCGGTCCGGCATTGTACATTAACATGAATAGGGTGCAGCTTGAACTGCATGCACAAGCGGGTAAAATCTGGGCAAATTCTCCAACCGTCGATTTGATAGGGACATCGGAAACCGGTGGCGAGCCTATTACGGTTAATCTCAAAAAAGCATCAACTACTGCTTTCGGGCTTGCCGGCGGTGCAAGCTTACGACTGCCGTTGTCGGGAGCGTTGTTTTTTCAGCTCAATGCGGATGTGATCGGCGCAGAGGCAGAGATCAATGATGTTACCATTCGCGCTGTTCGCGGTTCATTTGATTTTTCTGAAAAGGTGAGTGAAAAACGCTTTATAGGCGTCGTGAATGTAGGAGCTGGATTTGGGATAGCGTTTTAAATCGCTAACGTATATCTGAATTGTTATATTTGCATCGGTTCAAACCCGGTGGCAGCGAACTATTGATCATCTGCGTATTCGAATATAGCTTTAAATGAAGGTTCTTAAATTTGGCGGCACCTCTGTCGGTTCGGTAGACAGCATTAAAACAGTAATCAGTATCCTTGAAAAAAACCTGGCGGAAGGGGAGCGTATTGCGGTCGTTTTTTCTGCCATGGGCGGTGTTACCAACCGGTTGATCGAGATCGGTAAAATGGCTGCTGCGGGAAATCCTGAGTACATGGAATTCCTGAAAGTGGTTGAGGAAAGGCACTTTGCAGTTGTGCGCGGCCTGATTCCGGTAAAGAACCAAAGCAGCACATTTGCCGCGGTAAGAGGGCTTTTTAACGAACTGGAAGACATATTAAGGGGCGTTTCCTGGATCAAGGAGCTTTCAGAGCGAACGCTGGACCTGATCATGAGCTTTGGCGAACGTCTATCCACACTGGTTATTACCGAAATCCTGAAAAGCAAAGGCGTAACCGCCGAATTCTGCGACGCCAGGCAGATTATTCATACCAATGCAACTTACGGAATGGGCGATGTGAACTTTGAGATCACAAACCGCCAGATCCTCGAATATTTTGCCAAAGCAGCTGCTTTACAATGTGTTACGGGCTTCATTGCTTCCACAGCAGAAGGCGTAACAACCACATTAGGCCGCGGAGGTTCCGATTATACAGCCTCCATTATTGCCGCAGCATTGGATGCCGATTCCATTGAAATATGGACAGACGTTGACGGTATGATGACCGCCGATCCGCGTAAGGTTGCCAATGCATTTACAATCCCTTCCATTTCTTATTCGGAAGCGATGGAGCTTTCCCACTTTGGCGCGAAAGTGATCTATCCCCCGAGTCTGCAGCCTGCATTTGCCAAGAATATCACATTGAAAGTGCTCAACACATTCAATGTTGATTTTGAAGGGACTTACGTGCAAAAAGCCGCTAATGGGAAAGATTATGCGATAACCGGGATTTCTTCCATTGATGAGATCGCTTTGGTGAACATTCAGGGAAGCGGGATGATTGGCGTGGCAGGGATTTCCGGCCGGCTATTCACCGCACTTTCCAACAATGCGATCAGCGTTATCCTGATTTCACAAGCTTCGTCCGAACATTCGATCTGTTTCTCTATTGATCCAAAAAATGCCCAGCGCGCGACGGAAGTTCTTGAAAAAGAATTTGCTACGGAGATCGCCTTGGGCCATATTGACAGCATTGCCATTGAAAAAAGCCTTTCTATCATCGCGATCGTGGGTGAAGGAATGAAAAAAAGCACGGGTGTTTCCGGTAAGCTGTTTTCTGTTTTGGGCAAAAATGGGATTAATGTTGTGGCCACGGCGCAGGGTTCTTCCGAGCTTAATATATCTGTGGTAATTGCCAAAAGTGACCTTTCCAAGGCGCTTAATGCCATCCACGGCGTGTTTTTTCAATCTGAAACGCGCTCGCTCAACCTGTTTATTGTAGGAATGGGCCTGATTGGAGGCACGTTACTGAACCAGATCAAGAATCAGACAACCTATTTAAGAGAAGAAAAGCTGCTGAACCTCAACATCGCAGGTTTGACCAACACCAAAAAAATGCTCCTCGATCCCGACGGCATCAGCCCGGAAAACTGGCGTGACCGCGTAATGGATGAGGGTGTGAAAACGAGCCTGCCAGCATTCGTGCAGCGCATGATCGAGCTCAACTTGCCCAACAGCGTTTTTGTGGATTGCACTTCGGATAAGGACATTGTGCAGTATTATCATATGTTGCTGGATGCCAGCATTTCTGTGGTAACGCCTAATAAGGTTGCCAATTCCGGCACTTACTCAGAATACGTTTCGTTACAGCGGACCGCATTGCAGCGCGGGGTTAAGTTCCTGTATGAGACCAATGTAGGTGCCGGTCTGCCGATCATTAACACCATTCAGGGATTAATGGCGAGCGGTGATAAATTTCTCAAAATTGAAGCAATCCTTTCGGGAACGTTATCTTACATTTTCAACAATTTCGGTCCCGGGATTCGTTTTGCAGATGTGGTGCGTGAAGCCAAGGTGAAAGGTTTTACAGAACCCGATCCGCGGGAGGATTTGAGCGGAGCCGATGTAGGCCGCAAAATATTGATTCTTGCACGTGAAGTAGGTGTGCCTTTGGAAGCCGAGGAAATTACGATCAAAGCCATTTTGCCAGGAAACTGCCTGAATGCGCCCACAGTTGATGCTTTTTTCCAGGAGCTTGAAATTTCTGACGGTTTCTTCGCAAGCATGCAGGCAGAAGCGGAAGCTAAGCATGAAAAGCTGCGTTACATTGCCACGCTTGAAAATGGAAAAGCCAGCATTGAGCTTAAAACTGTCGACGCCCAGCATCCGTTTTATACATTATCCGGAAGCGACAACATCGTTTCCTTCACGACAGAACGTTACAAAGACCGCCCACTCGTCATCAAAGGCCCCGGGGCCGGCGCCGAAGTTACCGCCTCCGGCGTCTTCGCGGATATCATGAGTATTAGTAGTTATTTGGGTTAGCGGGTCTTGCAATAAGCATATCTGATTATAGTTCAAGTGCTCACGTTCCATTATCGATCATTTATGAATCAACAAATGGAGCAAAATGAAAAAAATAATTATTGATGACATCGTAGCAAAGGCACTCGAATGTTTAACAGTTGCACAGCAGATGCTTGAAAAAAGACAATTGGATTTCGTTATAAATCGAGCGTATTTTACAATGTATCATAGTATTCAAGCACTGCTTTTTATTAAAAACATTCGAAATAAGTCACGCCAAAAAGTACATAACGCTTTTCACCGAGAGTTAATACTTACTGGCGAATTACCTCAGGAGCTTGGTGTGATTTTGAAAAAAACATTTAGAAAAAGTCAGCGAGCTGATCACGAGTATGATGAGACGCCTGAACAAACTGCCATTAATTCCTTTAACGAAGCTGAATATTTTGTTCATAGCATCGTCCAATACTTAAAGCAAAACAACCATTTAAAGTGAATTCAATAAAAGCTTTTGCGCCGGCTACGGTGGCTAATGTTGCGTGTGGTTTTGATATCTTCGGGTTTGCTATTGAGGCGCCGGGAGATGTGGTGGAGATTAAAAAACGGGACGAGCCTGGCGTTGTTATAACAGAAATTACAGGAGATGAAGGCCGGTTGCCGCGTAATGCTGAAAAAAATGCAGTGACCGTTGTTATGTTGCATTTATTGAAGCATTTGGGCATCAAAGACTTCGGCGCAGAAGTTATTTTAAATAAAAATATGCCACTAGGAAGCGGAATGGGTTCCAGCGCGGCGAGTGCAGTGGCAGGAGTTGTTGCGATGAACGAGCTGCTGGGTAACCCGCTGACCCGTCAGGAATTACTGCCTTTTGCAATGGAAGGTGAAAAAATCGCTTCGGGATCGGCGCATGCAGATAATGTTGGACCGTCGCTTTTGGGTGGTTTTGTGGTGATCAGGAGCTACAATCCGTTGGATATCTTTACGATTCCTGTGCCGGATGATTTGTATTGTACATTGGTTCACCCTGATATTGAGATTAATACAAAAGATGCGCGCTTTATCCTGCGCAGCGAAGTGTCGCTCAAAAACACGATTGCTCAAATGGGCAATGTTGCCGGACTGGTGGCGGGTTTGATGAAATCAGATTATGAGTTGATCGGCAGGTCCATGGTTGACGTTATCATTGAGC of Dyadobacter chenhuakuii contains these proteins:
- a CDS encoding homoserine kinase, with translation MNSIKAFAPATVANVACGFDIFGFAIEAPGDVVEIKKRDEPGVVITEITGDEGRLPRNAEKNAVTVVMLHLLKHLGIKDFGAEVILNKNMPLGSGMGSSAASAVAGVVAMNELLGNPLTRQELLPFAMEGEKIASGSAHADNVGPSLLGGFVVIRSYNPLDIFTIPVPDDLYCTLVHPDIEINTKDARFILRSEVSLKNTIAQMGNVAGLVAGLMKSDYELIGRSMVDVIIEPVRSILIPEFNEVKKAAIANGALGCSISGSGPSMFALSKGKANAESAGRAMQLKFADAGIEASMHVSAINKNGASIL
- the thrA gene encoding bifunctional aspartate kinase/homoserine dehydrogenase I produces the protein MKVLKFGGTSVGSVDSIKTVISILEKNLAEGERIAVVFSAMGGVTNRLIEIGKMAAAGNPEYMEFLKVVEERHFAVVRGLIPVKNQSSTFAAVRGLFNELEDILRGVSWIKELSERTLDLIMSFGERLSTLVITEILKSKGVTAEFCDARQIIHTNATYGMGDVNFEITNRQILEYFAKAAALQCVTGFIASTAEGVTTTLGRGGSDYTASIIAAALDADSIEIWTDVDGMMTADPRKVANAFTIPSISYSEAMELSHFGAKVIYPPSLQPAFAKNITLKVLNTFNVDFEGTYVQKAANGKDYAITGISSIDEIALVNIQGSGMIGVAGISGRLFTALSNNAISVILISQASSEHSICFSIDPKNAQRATEVLEKEFATEIALGHIDSIAIEKSLSIIAIVGEGMKKSTGVSGKLFSVLGKNGINVVATAQGSSELNISVVIAKSDLSKALNAIHGVFFQSETRSLNLFIVGMGLIGGTLLNQIKNQTTYLREEKLLNLNIAGLTNTKKMLLDPDGISPENWRDRVMDEGVKTSLPAFVQRMIELNLPNSVFVDCTSDKDIVQYYHMLLDASISVVTPNKVANSGTYSEYVSLQRTALQRGVKFLYETNVGAGLPIINTIQGLMASGDKFLKIEAILSGTLSYIFNNFGPGIRFADVVREAKVKGFTEPDPREDLSGADVGRKILILAREVGVPLEAEEITIKAILPGNCLNAPTVDAFFQELEISDGFFASMQAEAEAKHEKLRYIATLENGKASIELKTVDAQHPFYTLSGSDNIVSFTTERYKDRPLVIKGPGAGAEVTASGVFADIMSISSYLG
- a CDS encoding YrdB family protein; its protein translation is MDRRETDDQARATKNTKNVWKWILGVGIVLMAIAFWGGFFNHNENFTEAETPSEQGSGATGAAGAAAADSVASDTIMENVRKTE
- a CDS encoding FAD-binding and (Fe-S)-binding domain-containing protein; this encodes MSRVSILQFNDLRSRFEGELYFDNSTLHAAQKSIYATDASVYQEMPLAVSLPRTVEDIRRLIEFAAKNKVTLIPRAAGTSLAGQVVGSGIVVDISKHFGKIIEVNVAEKWVRVQPGVIRDDLNKHLAQYGLLFGPETSTASRAMIGGMIGNNSCGLHSITWGATRDHLLEVKVLLSDGSETTFNNQSVSEFTNTVIGKKANSKREQSILAGMMGLVSNPVDQELIKKQFAKPTVTRRNSGYALDALVRGFEKNEINLCNLIAGSEGTLCFVTEAKLALVDAPPASVGVVCVHANSLAESLHANRVAMQFDPKASELVDRYIMDFTKDHTVYSQNRFFMQGDPAALLLVEFWGNNIQEVELQAANLITALKAENLGYAYPLLFGEEANKAWDIRKAGLGLIRNLPGDTQPVNLIEDCAVAVEDLPEYIAELEILLQNHGLHASYYAHAGAGELHVEPMINLKTEAGKQLFRQVLADTAALVKKYNGSLSGEHGDGRLRGEFIPYMMGSEVYEMFRQVKRIWDPDGIFNANKIVDTPPMNEFLRYEQDKPQPEIKTIFDFSKQEGMLRLAEKCSGSGDCRKTELTGGTMCPSYMATRRERDTTRARANILRQYLTPVSQKQTGSAPIAATQEMVKEVLDLCLSCKGCKSECPSSVDVGKMKAEFTQQYYETHGVPMRSKLIANFSKQMKLASIAPWAFNGVFGTTSLRKIANKMVGFHPDRSMPHLHSETLEKWWKKRQKPEHSNARKVYLFCDEFTNYNDVEVGKKAVKLLERIGYEVFIPKHEESGRSYLSKGFVKEAQQLAIKNVAYLKDLITYDTPLIGIEPSAILSFRDEYIDLVPAEQRVDAVRISEHALLFEEFIAREIDAKRINKSVFTQKKQLIKLHGHCHQKALSTLSASKKALSLPENYHVQLIPSGCCGMAGSFGYEEEHYAVSMQIGELVLFPTVRQQPEDVLVAAAGTSCRHQIKDGTGRRSQHPAEILWDALIDK
- a CDS encoding HEPN domain-containing protein, with the translated sequence MKKIIIDDIVAKALECLTVAQQMLEKRQLDFVINRAYFTMYHSIQALLFIKNIRNKSRQKVHNAFHRELILTGELPQELGVILKKTFRKSQRADHEYDETPEQTAINSFNEAEYFVHSIVQYLKQNNHLK